One window from the genome of Fusobacteriaceae bacterium encodes:
- a CDS encoding LacI family transcriptional regulator produces the protein MAAQKATIREMAKLAGVSPACVSMILNKRNLQRFSEETVKKVRQVAASVQYKPKHLRPEGGFVRIICPSVMNPYYSTLIQSIEQEAIERGLRTSICTTYWDKSIEKALLDEAVASRETFGVIFAMIPQQPELARKASKQIPVVAVGDRLDDLGFDTVEINNFHGGEVIGNHLIELGHKRVAYISTALNEEHSARVRRCEGLQAAYHARGMEGAVRIFSAEIPSYIELNTTSIEYDTGYQLTRKCMAEYGEATALVVVNDMVAYGVLDGLADLGLRIPEDVSVCAFDNIFPSRFSGIQLTTVEHSIQDRGRSAFRLISERLKNPDYPAHAGGINRVEHMVQLVARKTTGPAKS, from the coding sequence ATGGCCGCTCAGAAAGCAACTATACGGGAAATGGCCAAATTGGCGGGCGTATCTCCCGCCTGCGTATCCATGATCCTCAACAAACGAAATTTACAGCGCTTCTCGGAAGAGACCGTCAAAAAAGTCCGTCAGGTGGCGGCCTCGGTTCAGTACAAGCCGAAACACCTGCGGCCCGAAGGCGGTTTTGTGCGCATCATCTGCCCCTCGGTCATGAATCCCTACTATTCGACGCTGATCCAGAGCATCGAGCAGGAGGCCATTGAACGGGGACTTCGCACGTCCATTTGCACGACGTACTGGGACAAATCTATCGAAAAGGCCCTCCTCGACGAGGCCGTGGCCTCCCGGGAGACCTTCGGCGTCATCTTCGCCATGATCCCCCAACAGCCCGAACTGGCGCGAAAGGCCAGCAAGCAGATCCCCGTGGTGGCCGTAGGAGACCGCCTCGACGATCTGGGCTTCGACACCGTGGAAATCAACAATTTTCACGGCGGGGAGGTCATTGGCAACCACTTGATCGAGCTCGGTCACAAGCGGGTGGCCTATATTTCAACGGCCCTGAACGAAGAACACTCGGCCCGGGTTAGACGCTGCGAGGGCTTGCAGGCGGCTTATCACGCCCGGGGCATGGAGGGGGCCGTACGGATCTTTTCCGCCGAGATTCCCTCCTATATCGAGCTCAATACGACGAGTATCGAATACGACACGGGCTATCAGCTGACCCGCAAGTGCATGGCCGAATACGGGGAAGCCACGGCCCTCGTGGTCGTCAACGACATGGTGGCCTACGGAGTCCTGGACGGCTTGGCGGATTTGGGCTTAAGGATACCGGAAGACGTCAGCGTATGCGCCTTTGACAATATTTTCCCCTCGCGCTTTTCGGGGATACAGTTGACGACCGTGGAGCATTCGATCCAGGACCGCGGCCGGAGCGCCTTCCGGCTCATCAGCGAGCGCTTGAAAAATCCCGATTACCCGGCCCACGCCGGGGGCATCAACCGGGTCGAGCACATGGTGCAGCTCGTGGCCCGAAAAACCACGGGCCCGGCCAAATCTTGA
- the glpK gene encoding glycerol kinase GlpK, with the protein MQKYLVALDQGTSSSRCIVFDKEGSVIAQAQREFTQIFPRDGWVEHDPLEIWSSQLSVLVEAMARAGITHGDIAAIGITNQRETTIVWDKTTGTPVYNAIVWQCRRTADYCDQLKEKGFEKTVREKTGLIIDAYFSGTKIRWILENVPGARERAEKGELLFGTVDTWLIWKLTRGKRHVTDYSNASRTMLFDIRKLRWDEEILKELGIPRSMLPEALPSSGIFGLTDHEYLGGEVPVAGVAGDQQAALFGQCCFERGKVKNTYGTGCFILMNTGEAPVSSKNGLITTIAWGEGGKVEYALEGSVFIAGAAIQWLRDGLRMIDNAAFTETYAKKVPDSNGVYVVPAFVGLGAPYWDQHARGIITGLTRGVEKEHFIRATLESLAWQSRDVMKAMEADAGMPVKELRADGGACANNFLMQFQADILNTNVIRPKVIESTALGAVYLAGLAVGVYRDRADILQNVAVDKVFKPAMDAERREALAAGWAEAVSRCLSPRLRSGNQAPVKS; encoded by the coding sequence ATGCAAAAATACTTGGTCGCGCTGGATCAGGGGACAAGCAGTTCCCGATGCATCGTTTTCGACAAAGAGGGGAGCGTCATTGCCCAGGCCCAGCGGGAATTTACACAGATTTTTCCCCGGGACGGGTGGGTGGAACATGATCCCCTGGAGATCTGGTCAAGCCAGCTGTCCGTCCTCGTGGAGGCCATGGCCCGGGCGGGCATAACCCACGGGGACATTGCCGCCATCGGCATTACCAATCAGCGGGAGACGACCATTGTCTGGGACAAAACAACAGGGACGCCCGTCTATAACGCCATCGTGTGGCAGTGCCGGAGGACCGCCGATTATTGCGATCAATTGAAGGAAAAGGGCTTTGAAAAGACTGTCAGAGAGAAGACGGGGCTGATTATCGACGCCTATTTTTCGGGGACGAAAATCCGCTGGATTCTGGAAAATGTCCCGGGCGCCCGGGAAAGGGCGGAGAAAGGGGAGCTGCTTTTCGGAACCGTCGATACCTGGCTTATCTGGAAGCTGACCCGGGGCAAGCGTCACGTAACCGATTACAGCAACGCCTCCCGGACCATGCTCTTCGATATCCGTAAGCTTCGCTGGGACGAGGAAATCCTGAAAGAGCTGGGGATTCCCCGATCCATGCTGCCGGAAGCGCTGCCTTCCAGCGGGATCTTCGGCCTGACGGATCACGAATATCTGGGCGGAGAAGTCCCTGTGGCGGGCGTCGCCGGGGATCAACAGGCCGCTCTTTTCGGGCAGTGCTGCTTTGAACGGGGGAAAGTCAAAAATACCTACGGAACCGGTTGTTTTATCCTGATGAATACAGGGGAAGCGCCGGTAAGCTCTAAAAATGGCCTGATTACGACGATCGCCTGGGGAGAGGGAGGAAAGGTGGAATACGCCCTCGAAGGGAGCGTCTTTATCGCCGGGGCCGCCATCCAATGGCTGCGGGACGGGCTGCGCATGATCGATAACGCCGCCTTTACCGAAACTTACGCAAAAAAAGTCCCCGACAGCAACGGGGTCTATGTGGTGCCGGCCTTTGTGGGGCTCGGCGCGCCCTATTGGGATCAGCACGCCCGGGGGATCATCACGGGCTTGACGCGGGGCGTGGAAAAGGAGCATTTCATTCGCGCCACGCTGGAATCGCTGGCCTGGCAGAGCCGAGACGTCATGAAAGCCATGGAGGCCGACGCCGGGATGCCTGTCAAGGAACTCCGGGCGGACGGCGGGGCCTGCGCCAATAATTTTCTCATGCAGTTTCAGGCGGATATCCTCAATACAAACGTGATCCGCCCCAAGGTCATCGAAAGCACCGCCCTGGGCGCGGTCTACCTCGCCGGGCTCGCCGTGGGGGTCTATCGGGACAGGGCGGATATTCTGCAAAATGTGGCCGTCGACAAAGTCTTCAAGCCCGCCATGGACGCGGAAAGGCGTGAAGCCCTTGCCGCGGGCTGGGCCGAAGCCGTCAGCCGCTGCCTTTCGCCTAGACTTCGCTCCGGGAATCAAGCGCCCGTGAAATCGTAG
- the recR gene encoding recombination mediator RecR: protein MATKSLEVLIEEFNKLPGIGRKNAVRLAFHILGLSNEEVARFADSLKAVKESMRTCVICGDYSEKERCDICADEARDGGTICVVEDGRDIISFEKTGKYKGKYHVLNGKLAPLSGMTADKLNIKPLLERIARDDVREIILGLNPDFDGDVTSAYLIKLLKPFGIRITKIASGIPIGGNIEFADTATISRALDSRSEV, encoded by the coding sequence GTGGCGACAAAATCGCTGGAGGTCTTGATCGAAGAATTCAACAAACTGCCGGGCATCGGGCGAAAGAACGCCGTCCGGCTCGCTTTTCACATCCTGGGGCTCTCCAATGAAGAGGTGGCCCGCTTTGCCGATTCCCTCAAAGCCGTGAAGGAAAGCATGCGGACTTGCGTAATCTGCGGCGATTACAGCGAAAAAGAGCGCTGCGACATTTGCGCCGACGAGGCCCGCGACGGCGGGACCATCTGCGTCGTCGAAGACGGCAGGGACATCATTTCCTTTGAAAAGACCGGCAAATACAAAGGCAAATACCATGTGCTGAACGGAAAACTGGCCCCCCTCTCGGGGATGACCGCCGACAAGCTCAACATCAAACCGCTCCTGGAGCGGATCGCCCGGGACGATGTCCGGGAAATCATTCTGGGGCTCAACCCCGATTTTGACGGCGACGTCACGTCAGCCTACCTGATCAAGCTCCTGAAACCCTTCGGGATCCGGATCACCAAGATCGCAAGCGGCATTCCCATCGGCGGCAACATCGAATTTGCCGATACGGCTACGATTTCACGGGCGCTTGATTCCCGGAGCGAAGTCTAG
- the pfkA gene encoding 6-phosphofructokinase gives MEKIGILTSGGDSPGMNAAIRAAGKIAMYKGFKVFGIQRGYLGMLNDEVFPIDTRYLSGIVDKGGTILLTARCEEFKDAKFRAIAAQNLKKRGIDGVVVIGGDGSYRGAEALWREHGIKVVGLPGTIDNDIKGTDYTIGFDTCLNTILDAMSKVRDTATSHERTILIEVMGRHAGDLALQACIAGGGDGVLIPEMEDPIELLAFQIKERRKRGKLHDIILVAEGVGKVDDIANTLRERLETEIRTVVLGHVQRGGTPSGFDRILAARMAAKAVDVLEKDEGGVMVGIENNKMVTHPLSYSWEGARNYDIAEDHDLAFLLSK, from the coding sequence CCAGCGGAGGCGATTCGCCGGGCATGAACGCGGCAATCCGGGCGGCCGGTAAAATCGCCATGTACAAGGGCTTCAAAGTCTTCGGAATCCAGCGGGGCTATCTCGGCATGCTGAACGACGAAGTGTTCCCGATCGATACCCGCTATCTCTCGGGCATCGTGGATAAAGGGGGGACGATCCTGCTGACGGCCCGCTGTGAGGAATTCAAAGACGCGAAATTCCGCGCCATAGCGGCGCAAAATTTGAAAAAGCGCGGTATCGACGGGGTTGTCGTGATCGGCGGAGACGGCTCCTACCGGGGCGCCGAAGCCCTGTGGCGCGAACACGGCATCAAGGTCGTGGGCCTTCCCGGCACCATAGACAACGACATCAAGGGGACCGATTACACCATCGGCTTCGACACCTGTCTCAACACGATTCTCGACGCCATGTCCAAAGTGCGGGATACGGCCACGTCCCATGAACGGACGATCCTGATCGAGGTCATGGGCCGTCACGCCGGGGATCTGGCCCTGCAGGCCTGTATCGCCGGCGGCGGCGACGGGGTCCTGATCCCGGAAATGGAAGATCCCATCGAGCTTCTGGCTTTTCAAATCAAGGAACGGCGCAAGCGCGGCAAATTGCACGACATCATCCTCGTGGCCGAAGGCGTCGGCAAGGTCGACGACATCGCCAACACGCTGAGAGAGCGGCTGGAGACGGAAATCCGTACCGTCGTGCTCGGCCATGTGCAAAGAGGCGGTACGCCCTCGGGCTTTGACCGGATCCTCGCCGCCCGCATGGCGGCAAAGGCCGTCGACGTCCTCGAAAAAGACGAGGGCGGCGTCATGGTCGGCATCGAAAACAACAAAATGGTCACCCATCCGCTGTCCTATTCCTGGGAAGGGGCGCGAAACTATGACATTGCGGAAGACCATGATCTGGCCTTCCTGCTTTCCAAATAA